A window from Onychostoma macrolepis isolate SWU-2019 chromosome 07, ASM1243209v1, whole genome shotgun sequence encodes these proteins:
- the slc22a18 gene encoding solute carrier family 22 member 18 codes for MEPAAKQKVIYITYLIAALDITWLFLQFSITPYLARRLGFDTIWFGYLQTTVGVIQLLGGPIYGRFADVFGARAALSVSCLASVVYFLLLAVADNTFMLFVHKLPAVFMHALPGAQMVVADLSESEKRADALGKLGLCFGIGMIAGSSLGGTLSTRFGEKFAASFAAVGSFVSLLLVLNFIPKQTKIQTMPESNKKGSSNSVFNLGEITRLMKFPGVAKTFTVKIISGLPAGIFQVMFSIIAINFFQLKAEQNGYLMAYFGVVQMVIQGAVIGRLTSRFSESSLLLLSVGISSLVGLAQAVMTNVFHFCLIVIPMMFSLSVFNVITDTMLTKSVSPSDTGTMLGLCASVQSLLRTVGPTIGGFLYETYGVPSFGYIQWIINAAVFSFLLTTGGRSQPNRP; via the exons ATGGAGCCGGCGGCGAAGCAGAAAGTGATTTACATCACCTACCTCATCGCAGCTCTCGACATCACCTGGCTCTTCCTCCAGTTCTCCATAACACCG TATTTGGCGAGGAGGCTCGGGTTCGATACTATTTGGTTCGGGTATCTGCAGACCACAGTTGGAGTAATTCAGCTGCTTGGAGGCCCTATTTATGGAAG GTTCGCAGATGTGTTCGGAGCACGTGCAGCTCTCTCGGTGTCTTGCTTGGCGTCAGTGGTTTATTTCCTACTGTTGGCGGTGGCAGACAACACTTTTATGCTTTTCGTGcataaactgcctgctgttttCATGCATGCACTGCCAG gAGCTCAAATGGTGGTAGCAGATCTGTCAGAGAGTGAGAAGCGAGCAGATGCTCTTGGGAAACTTGGCCTCTGCTTTGGCATTGGCATGATTGCAGGATCATCACTGGGTGGGACCCTCAGCACACGCTTTGG GGAAAAGTTTGCAGCATCTTTTGCAGCTGTCGGAAGTTTTGTTTCTTTGCTGCTGGTGTTGAACTTCATCCCTAAACAGACCAAAATACAAACCATGCCGGAGAGTAACA agAAGGGATCATCAAATTCTGTGTTTAATCTGGGGGAGATCACAAGACTAATGAAATTTCCAGGCGTTGCAAAGACTTTCACAGTGAAGATTATTTCTGGATTGCCAGCAG gtATATTTCAAGTTATGTTCTCCATAATTGCCATAAACTTCTTCCAACTGAAGGCAGAGCAGAATGGCTATCTGATGGCTTACTTTGGCGTAGTACAAATG GTGATCCAAGGTGCTGTAATTGGGCGTCTTACGTCTAGATTTTCAGAGTCTTCTTTACTGCTGCTCTCTGTTGGGATATCCAGTTTAGTGGGCCTTGCACAG GCTGTGATGACCAAcgtgtttcatttttgtttaattgtgaTACCGATGATGTTTTCTCTAAGTGTCTTCAATGTCATCACAGACACCATGTTGACCAAGAGTGTGTCTCCATCTGACACAG GAACCATGCTGGGTCTGTGTGCGTCGGTGCAGTCTCTTTTACGAACTGTTGGCCCAACCATTGGAGGATTCCTCTATGAGACATATGGTGTGCCATCTTTCGGATACATTCAGTGGATCATTAATGCTGCTGTCTTTAGCTTTCTGCTAACCACTGGAGGGCGCTCACAGCCAAACAGGCCATAA
- the ptprja gene encoding LOW QUALITY PROTEIN: receptor-type tyrosine-protein phosphatase eta (The sequence of the model RefSeq protein was modified relative to this genomic sequence to represent the inferred CDS: inserted 1 base in 1 codon; deleted 2 bases in 1 codon), with product MGQHFLLQASVFRATVLFAVLVSIPRGHSECAVCQYKTTPTTLDITMFVGDSSSCSVQNASITNTQHSITVTGLLPGNTYYFKINCSVVCCANLSTNNSSNLTITHSNATSVYLNWTGQFPLINQSFTLRPESVSNLSVHSITVSSVNLNWTLQNGISLYYKVVWGVNLLLTTNQTSMLISQLAPGTKYTFSVTSVASDNHTEGRTAEISQNTNPAQVENITVLNSSNSSLTVGWAVPLGHVDSYIVSVSGAEPNAPLSNNPPINSSVISNLTAGHVYNLTVTTTSGVLKNSSNIVSVATKPNPPEAFQVSGQTDVSISLLWFKPLSMDGVTVSYEVSYRSNQPRVNLTSSHINSLNVTLTNLFPGSQYNITVVTIGVKNLRSSYVNLLAYTAPNAVQHLSVSAVSTNSVNLTWLSPNENFSPFSYSINISSPDQTFNTTSNSYQITPLQPGTQYNCSVRALIIATNIFGPSQLIQCNTKPLPVTNLAASPVGTTEMRLSWLRQSDYKSSYQYNVSVNGEQWIQSTSENASVANLVAGNNYTFTVQTVANGMSSDSVAISAFTGLGKASNISAVGTTQSMRVEWRPPDGTVSLYNVKILLNRTVLKSEKQTNVTTVVFSDLTPGTQYDVIVTSISGPIRQNSDSVSNATLPTPPGKLEIDPSTNSLNVSWAQPLDMISVSHYFQLSYNNSVLNCSQNYRFLTGLSAGVQYNISVRTVGAMGYFSSLQYNTIYTKPTAVTDVRVIGYTETSITLSWQQHDVQQHGYSYQLNFTHPNGTADQKIVGNTTVQLLSLQSASRYNISIATQTADSTKSDLQYITACSKPFPVSSVTPDVLNVSAVKLSWSHPQQYNNGISYQVFVSNCTENSRNLSTFSDNIIVXDLQPGTLCQFSVYSFACGILGQPVNISVLTKPSTVIPKLDNQGSNHSLLVTWDHPVGGLDMYILNISSEGWSSSKNLSSSEHNHTFSQLKAATVFTVTLTTVKVNFRETSHSVKMATYPNRPGEIKILLKSNRSLSFQWDEAESMTAGSFNYSLTYWPSYNTSQYLTPKNTFLLDGLQSGTPYNVSVATVGPMGFQSDSIRVHVTTKPDPVQNLEVGSTTINSISLSWAKVERVPKYLVREYSEKEEKNTTTINNSMIIHSLTPSTLYNISVQSSTSDNTEGEAVWKQVCTDAAPVKNVNCMGPNLTFPMLNVSWISPPGKYQGFEFKLNSSDTKMTFNLSHTFTGLKYNTLYKVMLWTIGCGKNSTVESITCMTGITKPVIPKITSVNISELQYNKFTLNLQSDIFNDSNGPVLYYGVLVYSDTNDCSDKKKLDQCLLNTYKDWKAKKCSTFLAVVRKQGQTGSRNAQTQTIIIGDETEWEGYQNGELNAKGTYNFAVIAFTRLEINNKLVDVSNSYYSISEFPKSVTLPENPVVIGAAAAGAGVAALLVVIIIMVVVCRGKQRKDDSTSVPIHSIRNKVSDPIKVEDYEAYYRRQRADSFCGFAEEFEDLRPVGINQPKTVAQAPENKAKNRYNNVLPYDSSRVKLSVLSSPFDDYINASYMPGYTSKKEFIAAQGPLPCTVNDFWRLIWEKNVHTIVMLTKCNEQGRVKCEEYWPAERKHFNNLTVTNISEIPLEDWTLRDFEVKNVKTTESRSVRHFHFTAWPDHGVPETTELLINFRHLVREHMDQYSRHSPTLVHCSAGVGRTGTFIAIDRLIFQIERDGVVDVYGIIHDLRMHRPLMVQTEDQYVFLNQCAMDIIKSRTGNNVDLIYQNTAALTIYENFEPLKKAKNGYHKA from the exons GCCCTGAGTCTGTTAGTAACCTGTCTGTGCACTCCATCACTGTGAGCTCAGTGAACCTGAACTGGACACTTCAAAATGGCATCAGCCTGTATTATAAAGTAGTTTGGGGTGTAAACCTGCTTCTCACTACTAACCAAACCTCCATGCTAATCTCACAACTTGCACCCGGCACCAAATACACCTTCAGTGTCACTTCAGTGGCCTCTGATAACCACACTGAGGGGCGTACTGCTGAGATTTCCCAAAACACAA ATCCAGCACAAGTGGAGAATATAACTGTGCTGAATTCCAGTAACAGTAGTTTGACCGTGGGCTGGGCAGTCCCTCTTGGTCATGTGGACTCGTATATAGTGAGCGTATCTGGTGCCGAGCCAAACGCACCCCTCAGCAATAACCCTCCCATCAACTCTTCAGTCATCAGTAACCTCACGGCAGGACATGTTTACAACCTCACTGTGACCACCACCAGTGGAGTCCTGAAAAACAGCTCTAACATAGTGTCGGTTGCCACTA AGCCTAACCCGCCTGAAGCTTTCCAAGTGAGCGGACAGACAGATGTGTCTATTTCTTTGCTGTGGTTTAAACCCTTATCAATGGATGGAGTCACTGTGTCCTATGAAGTGTCATATAGATCTAACCAGCCAAGGGTCAACCTAACTTCGAGTCATATCAACTCTTTAAATGTGACACTCACAAATTTATTTCCCGGCAGTCAGTACAACATCACTGTGGTCACCATAGGAGTAAAAAATCTCAGGAGCTCATATGTAAACCTCCTTGCATATACAG CTCCTAATGCAGTGCAACATCTGTCAGTTTCTGCTGTGAGCACCAATTCAGTCAATCTAACCTGGCTCTCCCCAAATGAGAACTTCAGCCCGTTCTCCTACAGTATCAACATCTCTTCACCTGATCAGACTTTCAATACCACATCCAACAGTTATCAGATTACTCCGTTGCAGCCTGGCACTCAGTATAATTGTAGcgtcagagcactcataatagCTACCAACATATTTGGACCCTCACAGCTCATACAGTGTAATACCA AGCCACTGCCAGTGACTAATTTAGCAGCCTCTCCTGTTGGCACCACTGAGATGCGCCTTTCATGGCTTCGTCAGAGTGACTACAAATCTTCATATCAGTATAATGTGAGTGTAAATGGTGAACAATGGATACAGAGTACCAGTGAGAACGCAAGTGTCGCTAACCTGGTCGCCGGGAACAACTACACCTTTACTGTGCAAACTGTAGCAAATGGCATGAGCTCTGATTCTGTAGCCATCTCTGCATTTACAG GGCTTGGTAAAGCATCCAATATATCTGCGGTTGGCACTACTCAGAGCATGAGAGTGGAGTGGAGACCGCCTGATGGCACTGTGAGTCTCTACAATGTCAAAATCCTGTTGAACAGAACTGTTTTAAAGTCAGAAAAACAAACGAATGTGACAACCGTGGTGTTCTCAGACCTGACACCTGGAACTCAGTACGATGTCATTGTCACAAGTATCAGTGGACCCATAAGGCAGAACAGCGATAGTGTATCCAATGCCACCT TGCCCACTCCTCCTGGCAAATTGGAGATAGATCCGAGCACAAACTCACTGAACGTCAGCTGGGCTCAACCACTTGACATGATCTCAGTATCACACTACTTCCAGTTGTCATACAACAACAGCGTGCTGAACTGCAGCCAAAACTACAGATTTCTAACGGGACTCAGTGCAGGTGTCCAGTATAACATCAGTGTGAGGACTGTAGGTGCAATGGGATATTTCAGCTCTCTTCAGTACAACACTATATATACAA AACCTACTGCTGTAACTGATGTAAGAGTAATTGGATATACAGAGACCAGTATAACTCTGAGCTGGCAGCAGCATGATGTTCAGCAACACGGTTACTCCTATCAGCTCAACTTCACACACCCTAATGGCACAGCTGACCAAAAGATtgtgggtaacaccacagtgcAGCTACTGTCACTGCAGTCGGCTAGTCGATACAATATCAGCATTGCCACACAGACTGCTGACAGCACCAAGTCTGATCTCCAGTATATAACCGCCTGCAGTA agCCGTTTCCGGTTTCCTCTGTAACCCCTGATGTTCTGAATGTTTCTGCCGTGAAGCTGAGCTGGTCCCATCCTCAGCAGTACAACAATGGCATTTCCTACCAAGTTTTCGTGTCCAACTGCACAGAAAATAGTCGGAACTTGTCGACTTTCTCTGACAACATCATAG CAGACTTGCAGCCTGGCACCCTGTGTCAGTTCAGTGTGTATAGTTTCGCCTGCGGCATTCTGGGTCAACCAGTGAACATCTCTGTCTTAACAA AGCCCTCTACAGTAATTCCCAAACTAGATAATCAAGGCTCTAATCACTCACTCTTGGTAACGTGGGATCATCCTGTTGGTGGGCTGGACATGTACATTCTGAACATCAGCAGTGAAGGATGGAGCAGCTCTAAAAACCTCAGTAGCAGTGAACACAATCACACCTTCAGTCAACTAAAAGCAGCAACTGTCTTCACAGTCACACTCACGACTGTCAAAGTAAACTTCAGGGAAACATCTCATTCAGTAAAAATGGCAACTT ATCCAAACAGACCAGGAGAGATTAAGATTTTGTTGAAGAGCAATCGTTCATTGTCATTTCAATGGGATGAAGCTGAGAGCATGACAGCTGGCAGCTTCAACTACAGCCTGACCTACTGGCCCAGCTATAATACCAGTCAATATCTCACTCCTAAAAACACTTTCCTTTTGGACGGCTTGCAATCTGGAACACCCTATAATGTTTCTGTGGCTACTGTAGGCCCGATGGGTTTCCAGAGTGACTCTATCAGAGTTCATGTAACCACCA AGCCTGATCCTGTCCAAAACCTAGAAGTTGGTTCCACAACAATCAATAGCATTTCTCTAAGTTGGGCAAAAGTGGAAAGGGTCCCAAAATATTTAGTAAGAGAGTACAGTGAGAAGGAAGAGAAAAACACAACCACTATAAATAACAGCATGATTATACACAGTCTGACGCCTTCAACACTCTATAACATCAGTGTGCAGAGCAGCACTTCTGACAACACAGAAGGAGAAGCTGTGTGGAAGCAAGTATGCACAG ATGCAGCTCCAGTGAAGAATGTGAACTGTATGGGTCCTAATTTAACCTTTCCAATGCTTAACGTCTCATGGATCTCTCCTCCTGGTAAATACCAAGGCTTTGAATTTAAGCTGAACTCCTCTGACACAAAAATGACCTTCAATCTAAGCCACACCTTCACTGGACTCAAGTACAACACTCTGTACAAAGTTATGCTCTGGACAATTGGTTGTGGGAAGAATAGCACTGTGGAATCGATCACCTGTATGACTGGAATCACAA aACCTGTTATACCTAAAATAACATCAGTGAATATATCTGAGCTACAATACAACAAGTTTACTTTGAATCTTCAGTCGGACATCTTTAATGACTCAAACGGTCCTGTGCTCTATTATGGTGTGCTTGTCTACTCCGACACTAATG ACTGCTCGGACAAGAAAAAGCTTGATCAATGCCTGTTGAACACCTACAAGGACTGGAAAGCAAAGAAGTGCAGCACATTCCTGGCTGTTGTCAGGAAACAGGGTCAAACAGGGTCTAGAAatgcacagacacaaacaaTCATCATTGGAGATGAAACTGAGTGGGAAGGTTACCAAAACGGAGAACTAAATGCAAAAGGCACTTACAA TTTTGCTGTCATTGCTTTCACTCGTCTGGAGATAAATAACAAATTAGTGGATGTTTCTAATTCATACTACTCCATATCTGAGTTT CCGAAGTCCGTCACACTGCCAGAGAACCCAG TGGTAATTGGAGCAGCAGCTGCAGGAGCCGGTGTTGCTGCTCTTCTTGTTGTAATCATCATCATGGTTGTGGTTTGTAGAGG GAAGCAAAGAAAAGATGATTCTACTAGTGTTCCTATCCACTCTATAAG AAACAAAGT GAGTGATCCAATAAAGGTGGAGGATTATGAGGCTTACTATAGGCGGCAAAGAGCTGATTCCTTTTGTGGATTTGCTGAAGAATTTGAG gatCTAAGGCCAGTTGGGATAAATCAGCCGAAGACTGTTGCTCAGGCCCCTGAAAACAAAGCCAAGAATCGTTATAACAATGTGCTGCCAT ATGATTCATCTCGTGTCAAGCTCTCTGTGCTCAGCAGCCCGTTTGATGACTACATCAATGCCAGCTACATGCCG GGTTACACTTCAAAGAAGGAGTTTATCGCAGCCCAAGGGCCACTGCCCTGCACTGTCAATGACTTCTGGAGACTGATCTGGGAGAAAAACGTGCACACTATTGTCATGCTCACCAAATGCAATGAGCAAGGACGG GTAAAATGTGAAGAATACTGGCCAGCagagagaaaacattttaacaatctGACAGTGACGAATATTTCCGAGATTCCATTGGAAGACTGGACTTTACGtgactttgaagtgaaaaat GTGAAAACAACAGAGTCTCGATCAGTTCGTCACTTCCATTTCACTGCGTGGCCAGACCATGGAGTTCCTGAGACCACTGAGCTTCTCATCAACTTCAGACACCTGGTCCGAGAACACATGGACCAGTACTCAAGACATTCACCCACGCTTGTGCACTGCAG TGCTGGTGTGGGCCGCACGGGAACCTTCATTGCCATTGATCGGTTAATCTTTCAGATTGAGAGGGATGGTGTAGTAGATGTATATGGGATCATCCATGATTTACGCATGCACAGACCACTCATGGTTCAAACAGAG GATCAATATGTGTTTCTTAACCAGTGCGCCATGGACATCATCAAGTCTCGGACTGGAAACAACGTGGACTTGATCTACCAGAACACCGCTGCACTTACTATTTATGAGAACTTTGAACCTTTAAAAAAAGCCAAAAATGGCTACCATAAGGCCTGA